ACATGATGCCCGAATTCTCCCGCGCCGTAAAAAGCTCCGTGATATACTTCGCCGTTAATAATTATGCCGCCGCTCATAGCCGTCCCTATTGTAACTATAACCGAATTTTTAAGACCTTTCGTAGCGCCAAGCCTGCTTTCCGCCAGAGCGTAGCAGTTTGCGTCATTTTCAATATATACGGGTATTTTTATAAATTTCTTAATTTCGTCAAGAAGCGGGACGTCCCTGAAGCCGAAATAGCTTGAATATATTAAAACTCCCGTTTCTCTGTTTATTGTGCCGTAACATCCCACTCCCACATGTTCTATGTCCTTATTAAGATCAAGACCCGCTTTTTTAACTGTTTTTTCAATCAACGCCGCCATGTCTCCGATTATTTCAGTCAGTTCCCTGTATTTAAGCGTCGGGGCGCTTTCCTTCACAAGTATGTTTCCGTCATCGTCTATTACGGCCGCAACTATGTTTGTTATATCAAAATTAACTCCAACGTAAAACACTGTGTTAAACCTCCGTTCCCTTATTTATCCGTCAATAGTCTTTTGAAGCCTTTGGCTCAAAACCTGCGCCGCATTATAACCAAGCTTTTTCTGGCGGCAGTTTATCGCCGCCGCCTCACAAATAACGGCAATGTTCCGTCCTTCCCTAAGCGGTATGGCGTTGCAGACTACTTTGTTTCCGAGTATCTCATAATATTCGTCCTCAATGCCCATCCTGTCATATATTTTTTCATCGTCCCAAAGCTCGAGCTTTACTACTAAATCTATTGTCTGCGACTGCTTAATCGATCCAACTCCGAAAAGTTCCCGTACATCAATTATCCCAATTCCCCTAAGCTCAATAAAATACCGTATAAGTTCAGGGCATGTTCCTATGAGGGTTTCATGGTCTATTCTCTTTATTTCAACAGCGTCGTCAGCTACAAGGCGGTGGCCTCGTTTTATAAGTTCAAGGGCCGCCTCGCTTTTTCCAACGCCGCTGTCGCCTATAATCAGTATTCCCTCGCCGTATATATCCACAAGCACGCCGTGTATTGTTATCCTTTGGGCCAATTCGCCTTTAAGCCAGCGGTTAATTTCGCCGACAAAATCGGATTCGCTGTTCTCCGTTCTGAATACGGGTACGTCAAATTCTTTCGCAAATATCTCTATTTCAGGGAACATTTCAATATTATTGCATATAACAAGACACGGAAAGCCGAACGAAAAGAGCTTTCTCAGAACATCCTCCCTGAACATCGGTTCAAGCCTTTCAAGATATGAGTTTTCAACTTTGCCTATTATCTGCACCATGTCGTTTTCAAAATAGTCGAAATATCCCGCAAGCTGGAGAGCCGGCCTGTTAACGTCGCTGCTTGTGAGCATTTTTCCGTTAAGCGAAATCTCGGGAATCATATTTTCCAGATTAAATTCTTTAACAAACTTTTCAATAGGCACCGAATACATTTGCAAATGCCCCCTCTTTAGAATAATATTATAAACGATGTATTTTAGAGTTTACCATATTCCTCATGTTTGCACAACATTTTATCAAAAAACAATGCTTGAATATGTTAAATTTTAGTTATTTTGTTCATTCTCCATGAGTATCCTGCCTAAAAAATCCATAAACCGATTCAGCCGCTTTAATGTTCATTCCTTTAACTTCGAGAAGATCCGAAACATCCGCTTCCTTAATATGCGCAACATCTCCAAAATGAAGAAGAAGCGCTTTTCTTCTTGCGTCCCCTATGCCCGGAATATGGTTAAGCACAGAGTCTATCTTTTCTTTTTCCCTAAGCTTGCGGTGATATTCAATGGCAAATCGGTGTACTTCATCCTGTATCCTCGTAACCAGCTTAAAACCTTCGCTTGTAAGCGGCATATAAATTTCCTTATTATTAAATAAAAGCCCCTTTGTCCTGTGGCTGTCGTCTTTGAACATACCGCAGACAGGTATATCAAGCCCAAAATTAGCCAAAACTTCAAGCGCGGCAGAAATCTGCGGCCTTCCGCCGTCCATCATAATTAAATCGGGCAATCTCGAAAATTTGCCTTCGGCGTCAGGATTTTCAATCTTTTCTTTAATGCTGTGGTTTATACGTCTTGTAAGAACTTCCTGCATGCTTGCAAAATCATTTGCTCCTATAACTGTTTTTATTTTAAATTTTCTGTAATCGCTTCTTTTTGGCTTTCCGTTTTCAAAAACAACCATACTGCCGACGGCGTTAAACCCTTGAGTATGTGAAATATCATAAGATTCTATCCTTTCTATGACGCCGCTTAAACCCAAAGCCTTTTTAATTTCTTCAACGGCGCCCTTTGTACGCTCCTGTTCCCTTTTAATTTTCTCGCCAAATTGTTCAAGCGTTATAATGGCATTCTTTCCGGCAAGTTCTACAAGCTTATGCTTTTCTCCCTTTTGAGGAACTGTTACAATAACCTTGCTCCCCCTGAGCGTTGCCAGCCATGCCTCAAGAAGTTCTTTTTCACCGCTTTCTAAATCTTCTTCCAGTATGAGTTCCTTAGGGACAAAAGCCGTGCCGCTGTAGAACTGTTTAACAAACTCGGTTATAACCTGCCCTCTCGTCGTACCTTCACTGTTTTTAAGCAAAAAATGCTCCCGCCCCGTCATTTTCCCGCCGCGTATAAAAAACACCTGTATAAGCGCTTCGTCAAACGCTCTTGCAACCGCTATGACGTCGCTGTCCTGGAGCCCCGTGTTGCTCATTTTCTGCTTTTCTATAATGCTTTCTATATTTTTAAGTTTATCCCTGTAGGCCGCCGCCACCTCAAATTCCATCTTATCCGAGGCTTCCTGCATTTTCTTTTTCATCTTTGCAACAATATCATGATGTTTTCCCTCAAGAAAATCCATTGCTTCTTCAATATTTTTCATGTATTCTTCCTTAGTTATAAGCCCGTCGCACGGTGCTTGGCATTGCCCTATATGGTAGTTAAGGCACGGACGTTCCTTTCCCAAATCCCTGGGAAAAACTTTTTTGCATTTCCTTATAGGCCACATTTTATGTATCGCCTCAACCGTTTCCTTTACGGCCGTCGCGTCGGTTATGGGGCCGTAATATTTCGAGCCGTCCTTAATATGTCTCCTGGTGACAAAAATACGGGGAAAGTCCTCATTTAAAGTAACTTTTATATACGGGTATGTTTTGTCGTCTTTCAAAGCAATATTATATTTAGGGCTGTGCTCCTTAATAAGATTGCATTCAAGTATAAGCGCTTCCATTTCGGTATCGGTAACTATATACTCGAACTCGGATATATTGCTTACCATACTCGCTACTTTTGGCGAATGGTTCTTTGAATTTTGAAAATACTGGCTTACCCTGTTTTTAAGCTTTACGGCCTTGCCGACATATATTATTTCGTCATTTGCATTTTTCATTATATAAACTCCCGGTTTCATGGGAAGTTTTTTTAGTTCTTCTTTTATATCAAACATGTTTTTTCTCCCAATATCTTACAATGTTATGAATTTTTATTTAATTCTGTAAAAAAAACAACAAATTTTATTGGTTTTATTTTATAATACCATATGAGGTGATAGGTTTGCAAAAGGTTGCCATAGGAATAGGTATTATTTTAATTTTAAATTCAGCTGCCGTTTCGATAACGACGTCTTTAACCCTCGGAAATTTTCTTCCGGCAATTATAGGAATTGTAATAATCTCGTATACTTTATTATACAAAAAAATCAAAGCCCATACTCCCAAATATGTACAAATACTAATTAAATCCGCAATGGCATTGTTTGCCGCAACATTCGCATTTTCTTCATTTATTATTTATAAAAATTCCGTGCGTATACCGCCCGACGGCGCCGACGCGGTAATAGTGCTCGGAGCCGGACTCAATGGGAAGGACGTAAGCCTGACTTTAGCTCACAGGCTTGACGCCGCCATAGAATATCATAATAAAAATCCCGAAAGCATAATTGTGGTATCGGGAGGGCAAGGTCCAAATGAAATTATCCCGGAAGCTTTGGCAATGAAAAATTATCTTACAGAAAACGGGATAGATGAAAAATATATATTAATGGAGGATAAATCCTCCCGCACAGTTGAAAATTTTGAGTTCTCAAAAGATATACTTGATAAATACTTCAATAAAGAATACACTGTAATATATGTTACAAACGGGTTCCATATATTCCGCGCCGGAATGATTGCCGAGAAAACAGGCCTTAACGCCTACGGCCTATCCTCCGAAAGCGTTCTGTGGCTTGAACCTACCAACTATATAAGGGAATATTTTTCGTTAATAAAATATTTCCTGCTTGATAATTAAACATATATGATTAAAACGCCGGCTTTTACAGCCGGCAAATTTAATTTGTTTTATTGATATGGAAAATAAATAATCCTAACAAGCGAAACTAACCCGATTACGAGCATTGAATTAATGAAAACTTAATTTTAAACTGTATTTGAGTTAAAAACTCATTTAAAAAAGTAAAAATATTTTATCTCCTAAAAAATGTCAAAAAACGTGCAGAACAGCTTTTCACTTTCTATCTTCCTACTACATTATAAAACATTTCTATCACAAATTAATTAAATAATGTAATAGTATCGGTTTCATATTGCATTTTTTTATTAAAGCTCAAACTATTTATCGGAACAATTTTTTTCCTCCAACGCCGTTTCTAAAATATTTGTAATAAATGAATCTCTCCGATTATCCCTTATCATAGTTTTACTGAGCTTTTGAAAATTATTCACGCCTTCAACTCCCGTATCAATATCCTGCAATATGTATTTTAATTCAAATAATACAAATTGTATTTCCCTTTTGCTAAACTCAGAGCAGAGATCTATACAATCTCCATAAAATTCAACTGTAATATCTTAATTTTCATTATCTTCATATTTTTCTAACAATTTGTCGTATAATTCACTTCTTCCGGCTAAATTATTCATAAAAGTCACTTCTCCAATCTTTACATACTTACAAATTTTTAAATAACAATTTCACCATCAAATTCTTCATAGAATTCATGT
Above is a window of Anaerotignum faecicola DNA encoding:
- a CDS encoding ROK family protein; the encoded protein is MFYVGVNFDITNIVAAVIDDDGNILVKESAPTLKYRELTEIIGDMAALIEKTVKKAGLDLNKDIEHVGVGCYGTINRETGVLIYSSYFGFRDVPLLDEIKKFIKIPVYIENDANCYALAESRLGATKGLKNSVIVTIGTAMSGGIIINGEVYHGAFYGAGEFGHHVIVLDGEKCECGRNGCWAAYASSTALVRDARIAAIRHPESIMFKMVNGDLRLMSYNIPFDAAKQGDIYAKDVVFQYARYIALGLINIINILQPDAIAIGGKIINIDETFLDTVSELVKEKTFGQKKTKIMLTEMNYDAVLIGAAMLRE
- the hprK gene encoding HPr(Ser) kinase/phosphatase, which translates into the protein MYSVPIEKFVKEFNLENMIPEISLNGKMLTSSDVNRPALQLAGYFDYFENDMVQIIGKVENSYLERLEPMFREDVLRKLFSFGFPCLVICNNIEMFPEIEIFAKEFDVPVFRTENSESDFVGEINRWLKGELAQRITIHGVLVDIYGEGILIIGDSGVGKSEAALELIKRGHRLVADDAVEIKRIDHETLIGTCPELIRYFIELRGIGIIDVRELFGVGSIKQSQTIDLVVKLELWDDEKIYDRMGIEDEYYEILGNKVVCNAIPLREGRNIAVICEAAAINCRQKKLGYNAAQVLSQRLQKTIDG
- the uvrC gene encoding excinuclease ABC subunit UvrC, whose protein sequence is MFDIKEELKKLPMKPGVYIMKNANDEIIYVGKAVKLKNRVSQYFQNSKNHSPKVASMVSNISEFEYIVTDTEMEALILECNLIKEHSPKYNIALKDDKTYPYIKVTLNEDFPRIFVTRRHIKDGSKYYGPITDATAVKETVEAIHKMWPIRKCKKVFPRDLGKERPCLNYHIGQCQAPCDGLITKEEYMKNIEEAMDFLEGKHHDIVAKMKKKMQEASDKMEFEVAAAYRDKLKNIESIIEKQKMSNTGLQDSDVIAVARAFDEALIQVFFIRGGKMTGREHFLLKNSEGTTRGQVITEFVKQFYSGTAFVPKELILEEDLESGEKELLEAWLATLRGSKVIVTVPQKGEKHKLVELAGKNAIITLEQFGEKIKREQERTKGAVEEIKKALGLSGVIERIESYDISHTQGFNAVGSMVVFENGKPKRSDYRKFKIKTVIGANDFASMQEVLTRRINHSIKEKIENPDAEGKFSRLPDLIMMDGGRPQISAALEVLANFGLDIPVCGMFKDDSHRTKGLLFNNKEIYMPLTSEGFKLVTRIQDEVHRFAIEYHRKLREKEKIDSVLNHIPGIGDARRKALLLHFGDVAHIKEADVSDLLEVKGMNIKAAESVYGFFRQDTHGE
- a CDS encoding YdcF family protein is translated as MQKVAIGIGIILILNSAAVSITTSLTLGNFLPAIIGIVIISYTLLYKKIKAHTPKYVQILIKSAMALFAATFAFSSFIIYKNSVRIPPDGADAVIVLGAGLNGKDVSLTLAHRLDAAIEYHNKNPESIIVVSGGQGPNEIIPEALAMKNYLTENGIDEKYILMEDKSSRTVENFEFSKDILDKYFNKEYTVIYVTNGFHIFRAGMIAEKTGLNAYGLSSESVLWLEPTNYIREYFSLIKYFLLDN